In the genome of Kitasatospora cineracea, one region contains:
- a CDS encoding SGNH/GDSL hydrolase family protein — protein MSRVRVVSVALTAAALSITTLAAATQANAAGVRYAALGDSYSAGVGSGSYTSESGSCSRSTKAYPYLWNAAHAPTSFSFVACSGATTGDVIANQLGVLNTSTTLVSITIGGNDAGFASTMQTCVLNSESSCLSAVDTAKSYATTTLPGKLSNLYGQIKSKAPNAKVVVLGYPHLYQVPGSCIFGISDTKRTAINSAADTLDTVIAKQAANAGFTFKDVRTVFAGHEICGSSTQWLNSTTLPISDSYHPNASGQASGYLPSFSAAA, from the coding sequence ATGTCTCGCGTCCGTGTCGTATCCGTCGCCCTCACCGCGGCGGCCCTGTCCATCACCACCCTCGCCGCCGCCACCCAGGCGAACGCCGCCGGGGTGCGCTACGCCGCACTCGGTGACTCCTACTCGGCCGGTGTCGGCTCCGGCAGCTACACCAGCGAGAGCGGCAGCTGCAGCCGCAGCACCAAGGCGTACCCGTACCTGTGGAACGCCGCGCACGCCCCCACCTCGTTCTCGTTCGTGGCCTGTTCCGGCGCGACCACGGGCGACGTGATCGCCAACCAGCTGGGCGTGCTGAACACCTCGACCACGCTGGTGTCGATCACCATCGGCGGCAACGACGCGGGCTTCGCCTCGACGATGCAGACCTGCGTGCTCAACAGCGAGAGCTCCTGCCTGAGCGCGGTGGACACCGCCAAGAGCTACGCCACCACCACCCTGCCGGGCAAGCTCTCCAACCTCTACGGGCAGATCAAGTCGAAGGCGCCGAACGCGAAGGTCGTGGTGCTGGGCTACCCGCACCTCTACCAGGTGCCCGGCAGCTGCATCTTCGGGATCTCGGACACCAAGCGGACCGCGATCAACAGCGCGGCGGACACCCTGGACACGGTCATCGCCAAGCAGGCGGCGAACGCCGGGTTCACCTTCAAGGACGTCCGGACGGTCTTCGCGGGCCACGAGATCTGCGGCTCCTCGACCCAGTGGCTGAACAGCACCACGCTGCCGATCAGCGACAGCTACCACCCGAACGCGAGCGGCCAGGCGAGCGGCTACCTGCCGTCGTTCAGCGCCGCGGCGTGA
- a CDS encoding exonuclease SbcCD subunit D, with product MRLLHTSDWHLGRSFHRENLHAAQRVFLDHLVATAAAEQVDAVLVAGDVYDRALPGLEAVALFDEVLWRLAELGVPTVFVSGNHDSARRLGTASRLIDRAGIHLRTDPDALADPVLLADAHGPVAVYGLPYLEPALVRERLGVERGGHEQVLAAAMDRVRADLAGRPAGTRAVVLAHAFVTGGAASDSERDIAVGGVQSVPAEVFDGVHYAALGHLHGCQTLAPHLRYSGSPLAYSFSEAHHEKSMWLVDLDAAGAVEARRILCPVPRRLARLEGRLDDLLTDERHEYAVDRWVQATLTDPVRPADAMERLRARFPHTLNLLFEPEGGERAAEASYARRVRGRTDQEVVEGFVAHVRPGRELDGDEQSWLLEGLESVRRAAAGRAEENAR from the coding sequence GTGAGGCTGTTGCACACCTCGGACTGGCACCTGGGGCGGTCCTTCCACCGGGAGAACCTGCACGCGGCGCAGCGGGTCTTCCTCGACCACCTGGTGGCCACCGCGGCCGCCGAGCAGGTGGACGCGGTGCTGGTCGCGGGGGACGTCTACGACCGGGCGCTGCCCGGGCTGGAGGCGGTCGCGCTGTTCGACGAGGTGCTGTGGCGGCTGGCCGAACTGGGCGTGCCCACCGTCTTCGTCTCCGGCAACCACGACTCGGCCCGCCGCCTCGGCACGGCCTCCCGGCTGATCGACCGGGCCGGCATCCACCTGCGCACCGACCCGGACGCGCTGGCCGACCCGGTCCTGCTCGCCGACGCGCACGGGCCGGTCGCGGTGTACGGGCTGCCCTACCTGGAACCGGCCCTGGTGCGCGAACGGCTCGGGGTCGAGCGGGGCGGCCACGAGCAGGTGCTGGCCGCCGCGATGGACCGCGTCCGCGCCGACCTGGCCGGCCGCCCCGCCGGCACCCGCGCGGTGGTGCTCGCGCACGCCTTCGTCACCGGCGGCGCGGCCAGCGACAGCGAGCGGGACATCGCGGTCGGCGGCGTGCAGTCGGTGCCCGCCGAGGTGTTCGACGGCGTGCACTACGCGGCCCTCGGCCACCTGCACGGCTGCCAGACGCTGGCCCCGCACCTGCGCTACTCGGGCTCCCCGCTGGCGTACTCGTTCTCCGAGGCCCACCACGAGAAGTCGATGTGGCTGGTCGACCTGGACGCGGCGGGCGCCGTCGAGGCCCGCCGGATCCTCTGCCCGGTGCCGCGCCGGCTGGCCCGACTGGAGGGGCGGCTGGACGACCTGCTGACCGACGAGCGGCACGAGTACGCCGTCGACCGCTGGGTGCAGGCCACCCTGACCGACCCGGTCCGCCCGGCCGACGCGATGGAGCGGCTGCGGGCCCGCTTCCCGCACACCCTGAACCTGCTGTTCGAACCGGAGGGCGGCGAGCGGGCCGCCGAGGCGTCCTACGCCCGGCGGGTGCGCGGACGCACCGACCAGGAGGTGGTGGAGGGCTTCGTCGCCCACGTCCGCCCCGGCCGGGAACTGGACGGCGACGAGCAGTCCTGGCTGCTGGAGGGCCTGGAGTCGGTGCGCCGCGCCGCGGCCGGCCGGGCCGAGGAGAACGCCCGATGA
- a CDS encoding bifunctional glycosyltransferase/CDP-glycerol:glycerophosphate glycerophosphotransferase, which translates to MPPLLSIVLPVHGVERFLPQCLDSLRADGAAPGEVELIAVDDRSPDNCGALLDAHAAADPRMRVLHLAENRGLGGARAAGLAEAAGTYVWFVDSDDWLPEGSIDAVLGELRAETAREVPADVLLTDFTHVYPDGGREPNPWRRVLAGSPLVSGCTAAEHPALFNAVLAVWNKVMRRQYLLGLDVEFGRGYYEDISVTYPLLLAADRLLYLDRPCYNYRRGRPGAITATSSAKHADAFAQYDAIFAFLDRDDRADALRTLVFDRTVKQALTVYDTPGLVPAGLRPEFFARITGHFAKHRPAGYRYPPGVRGVQYRLAARGSRRAYAELRRGGRLPGAVKRGTRAVAPGVKKVVRSGARFTAYNAFKRLPVDENLAVYAAYWHRGYACNPAAIYAKARELAPQVHGVWVVENAERAATLPAGVPYVIVNTPAYLKAMATAKYFVNNVNFPHTMTKRTGTVHVQTQHGTPLKAMGMDLVDRPLAADGMDFERLREVVGRWDYLVSPNPHTSKHFARAFPGTYQILDTGYPRNDRLALATPEQCVDARRAVGVADGQRTVLYAPTHRESRGGYLPLLDLPALAERLGPGWTVLVRTHYFHEGGAGDLTAAPGSATLLDVSDHPVVEDLYLAADVLVTDYSSMMFDYAVLDRPIAVYAPDWEEYQEVRGVYFDLMEEPPGAVTTEQDALTEALLAGDPEPEARRRFRERFCPWDDGRAAERVVSRIFPVRA; encoded by the coding sequence GTGCCACCCCTGCTCAGCATCGTCCTGCCCGTTCACGGCGTGGAGCGCTTCCTGCCGCAGTGCCTGGACTCGCTCCGGGCCGACGGCGCCGCCCCCGGCGAGGTCGAACTGATCGCGGTGGACGACCGCTCCCCCGACAACTGCGGCGCCCTGCTGGACGCGCACGCCGCCGCCGACCCGCGGATGCGGGTGCTGCACCTGGCCGAGAACCGGGGCCTCGGCGGCGCCCGCGCGGCCGGGCTGGCCGAGGCCGCCGGCACCTACGTCTGGTTCGTCGACAGCGACGACTGGCTGCCCGAGGGCAGCATCGACGCGGTGCTCGGCGAACTGCGCGCCGAGACGGCCCGCGAGGTGCCCGCCGACGTGCTGCTCACCGACTTCACCCACGTCTACCCCGACGGCGGCCGGGAGCCGAACCCCTGGCGCCGGGTGCTGGCCGGCTCCCCGCTGGTGTCCGGCTGCACCGCCGCCGAGCACCCCGCGCTGTTCAACGCGGTGCTCGCGGTGTGGAACAAGGTGATGCGCCGCCAGTACCTGCTCGGCCTGGACGTGGAGTTCGGCCGCGGCTACTACGAGGACATCTCGGTCACCTACCCGCTGCTGCTCGCCGCCGACCGGCTGCTCTACCTCGACCGCCCCTGCTACAACTACCGGCGCGGGCGCCCCGGCGCGATCACCGCCACCTCCTCCGCCAAGCACGCCGACGCCTTCGCCCAGTACGACGCGATCTTCGCCTTCCTGGACCGCGACGACCGGGCCGACGCCCTGCGCACCCTGGTCTTCGACCGCACCGTCAAGCAGGCCCTGACCGTCTACGACACCCCCGGCCTGGTCCCGGCCGGGCTGCGCCCGGAGTTCTTCGCCCGGATCACCGGCCACTTCGCCAAGCACCGCCCGGCCGGCTACCGCTACCCGCCCGGCGTGCGCGGCGTCCAGTACCGGCTGGCCGCCCGCGGCTCCCGGCGGGCCTACGCCGAGCTGCGCCGCGGCGGCCGGCTGCCGGGCGCGGTCAAGCGCGGGACGAGGGCGGTGGCGCCCGGGGTGAAGAAGGTGGTCCGCAGCGGCGCCCGGTTCACCGCGTACAACGCCTTCAAGCGGCTGCCGGTCGACGAGAACCTGGCCGTGTACGCGGCGTACTGGCACCGCGGGTACGCCTGCAACCCGGCGGCGATCTACGCCAAGGCCCGGGAGCTGGCCCCGCAGGTGCACGGCGTGTGGGTGGTGGAGAACGCCGAGCGGGCCGCCACGCTGCCCGCCGGGGTGCCGTACGTGATCGTCAACACGCCCGCGTACCTGAAGGCGATGGCCACCGCCAAGTACTTCGTCAACAACGTCAACTTCCCGCACACCATGACCAAGCGGACCGGCACCGTGCACGTGCAGACCCAGCACGGCACCCCGCTGAAGGCGATGGGCATGGACCTGGTGGACCGGCCGCTGGCCGCGGACGGGATGGACTTCGAGCGGCTGCGCGAGGTGGTCGGGCGCTGGGACTACCTGGTCTCGCCGAACCCGCACACCAGCAAGCACTTCGCCCGGGCCTTCCCCGGCACCTACCAGATCCTCGACACCGGCTACCCGCGCAACGACCGGCTGGCGCTGGCCACCCCCGAGCAGTGCGTCGACGCCCGCCGCGCGGTGGGCGTCGCCGACGGGCAGCGCACCGTGCTGTACGCGCCGACCCACCGCGAGTCCCGCGGCGGCTACCTGCCGCTGCTCGACCTGCCCGCGCTGGCCGAACGGCTCGGCCCCGGCTGGACGGTACTGGTGCGCACCCACTACTTCCACGAGGGCGGCGCGGGCGACCTGACCGCCGCTCCCGGCTCGGCGACCCTGCTGGACGTCTCCGACCACCCCGTCGTCGAGGACCTCTACCTGGCCGCGGACGTCCTGGTCACCGACTACTCCTCGATGATGTTCGACTACGCGGTGCTGGACCGCCCGATCGCCGTGTACGCCCCCGACTGGGAGGAGTACCAGGAGGTCCGCGGCGTGTACTTCGACCTGATGGAGGAGCCGCCCGGCGCGGTCACCACCGAGCAGGACGCGCTCACCGAGGCGCTGCTGGCCGGCGACCCGGAGCCGGAGGCCCGGCGGCGCTTCCGCGAGCGGTTCTGCCCGTGGGACGACGGCCGGGCCGCCGAGCGGGTGGTCAGCCGGATCTTCCCGGTCCGGGCCTGA
- a CDS encoding alpha/beta fold hydrolase: MTSALPPAERAAAAGTLERPHATLAYSVTGHHGAPLAVHAHGALSSRAHERRAGLFDWAAVGATHRMARYDARGHGESTGRAVPADYRYASLADDLLALCDHLSPDAPVTAFGASMGTATVLWAALARPERFDRLVLAIPAVAWTAREPRRNGLRAAATLVERRGRGALDAAARISGPPAVLAEVPQYTTEFDLADPLLPAALRAAAESDLPAPETLRHLPHPTLLLAWDTDPLHPLPTAHTLATHLPDAHLHISRTLADVRTWDRLAADFLA; the protein is encoded by the coding sequence GTGACCTCCGCCCTCCCGCCCGCCGAACGGGCCGCCGCCGCAGGGACGTTGGAGCGGCCGCACGCCACCCTCGCGTACTCCGTCACCGGCCACCACGGCGCCCCGCTCGCCGTGCACGCCCACGGCGCACTGTCCAGCCGGGCCCACGAGCGGCGGGCCGGACTGTTCGACTGGGCCGCCGTCGGCGCGACGCACCGGATGGCCCGCTACGACGCGCGCGGCCACGGGGAGTCGACCGGACGGGCCGTGCCCGCCGACTACCGCTACGCCTCGCTCGCGGACGACCTGCTCGCCCTCTGCGACCACCTCTCGCCGGACGCACCCGTCACCGCCTTCGGCGCGTCGATGGGCACCGCCACCGTGCTGTGGGCCGCCCTCGCCCGCCCCGAACGCTTCGACCGCCTCGTCCTCGCCATCCCCGCCGTCGCCTGGACCGCCCGGGAACCCCGCCGCAACGGGCTGCGGGCCGCCGCGACCCTGGTCGAACGGCGCGGGCGGGGCGCGCTGGACGCCGCCGCCAGGATCTCCGGCCCGCCCGCCGTCCTCGCCGAAGTCCCGCAGTACACCACCGAGTTCGACCTCGCGGACCCGCTCCTGCCGGCCGCCCTCCGGGCCGCCGCCGAATCCGACCTCCCCGCCCCCGAAACCCTCCGCCACCTCCCCCACCCCACCCTCCTCCTGGCCTGGGACACCGACCCCCTCCACCCCCTCCCCACCGCCCACACCCTCGCCACCCACCTCCCCGACGCCCACCTGCACATCTCCCGCACCCTCGCCGATGTCCGCACCTGGGACCGCCTGGCGGCGGACTTCCTGGCGTAG
- a CDS encoding lysophospholipid acyltransferase family protein, with translation MIDLVTKLVLKPLAKALYRPTIEGLENVPRKGGVVLASNHLSFVDSVVIPLAAPRQVFFLAKAEYFTGTGVKGAVSRFFFTHVINAVPVERGSVRAATASLDEGLEILNSGRAFGIYPEGTRSLDGRLYRGKTGVAWLALTAGVPVVPVALEGPQHILPVGKRIPRLRKITVKFGEPLHFDELHGQARSAKARRQVTDEVMAAIQALSGQEPAEQYNESPKAA, from the coding sequence GTGATCGACCTCGTCACCAAGCTCGTGCTCAAGCCGCTCGCCAAGGCCCTGTACCGGCCGACGATCGAGGGCCTGGAGAACGTGCCGCGCAAGGGCGGGGTGGTCCTGGCCAGCAACCACCTGTCGTTCGTGGACAGCGTGGTGATCCCGCTGGCCGCGCCGCGCCAGGTGTTCTTCCTCGCCAAGGCCGAGTACTTCACCGGCACCGGCGTCAAGGGCGCGGTCTCCCGGTTCTTCTTCACCCACGTGATCAACGCCGTCCCGGTGGAGCGCGGCAGCGTCCGGGCCGCCACCGCCTCGCTGGACGAGGGCCTGGAGATCCTCAACTCCGGCCGGGCGTTCGGCATCTACCCGGAGGGCACCCGCTCGCTGGACGGCCGGCTGTACCGCGGCAAGACCGGCGTGGCCTGGCTGGCGCTGACCGCCGGCGTCCCGGTGGTGCCGGTGGCGCTGGAGGGCCCGCAGCACATCCTGCCGGTCGGCAAGCGGATCCCCCGGCTACGGAAGATCACCGTGAAGTTCGGCGAGCCGCTGCACTTCGACGAGCTGCACGGCCAGGCCCGCTCGGCCAAGGCCCGCCGCCAGGTCACCGACGAGGTGATGGCCGCCATCCAGGCGCTCTCCGGCCAGGAACCGGCCGAGCAGTACAACGAGTCCCCCAAGGCCGCCTGA
- a CDS encoding AAA family ATPase, with protein MRLHRLTVTAFGPFAGTERIDFDLLSAAGLFLLRGATGAGKSSVLDAVCYALYGELPGTRRSNGVRSDHAAPGVRTEVVLEATLGGRRLEVTRSPEQWRPKKRGTGLTADKAQTLLREWAADTGQGEPGWVAVSKSHQEASEELTRLLGMSRDQFCQVVLLPQGDFARFLRSDSKQRADLLGRLFDTGRFEQLERWTAELRLRHERDVHGGRQRMHALAARAEEAAGPPAADAADHRPGEDTPVADVLAWAAMLRGTAAERAEAAALRLAAAETARTAARTRLEAQHALAERQSRYHRARQELLRLTDRSARSAPARARLTSALAAEAPALLRAPHQQARAAHAAATDAEGARRADLAARAAAAGWTGPLDTADDLLAVEDAARAEAARLEAARADEARHGALLAERARLERRRADAEDLADEARRWLDAYEDRLARLQEERDAAREARTELDRIDTRHAELSRRRDAAARHLRLLGEHTAAQDLARTLTGAAQDARQRALDLQERRLAGMAAELAAALAPGAPCRVCGSPEHPAPAEPSADQVTAEDERRARAAQHTAEAELAAATERAGALAAQAAAAEAAADGRTPDELAAEAEELAHRRRTVLHTAERWLPLGQQLDQLEHDGATRREQRRQAGELTAQLTGQLTALTTELATLEGRIAAARGDAPSVAARAAAVTALAGAATAALNAARATAHAADRRTETADALRRAALAAGFAGLPELDAAVLPPHELDALKRQFKQLDADLELAAAQLADPALRAAAELPPAAAESARTAAARADEHLARARSAHDQARHRVADLARIGTALTALATELAPVLDAHARISRLSALLAGAPAENALRMRLESYVLAARLEQVAAAASRRLLKMSGGRYTLVHSDGLVSGNRRSGLSLHVVDAWTGRERDTATLSGGESFFASLALALGLADVVTDEAGGMPLDTLFIDEGFGTLDENALEEVMDVLDSLRERDRAVGIVSHVPDLRTRIPAQLLVRKHRTGSTTHHTTREDT; from the coding sequence ATGAGGCTGCACCGGCTCACCGTCACCGCCTTCGGCCCGTTCGCGGGCACCGAGCGGATCGACTTCGACCTGCTCTCCGCCGCCGGCCTGTTCCTGCTGCGCGGGGCCACCGGCGCGGGCAAGAGCAGCGTGCTCGACGCGGTCTGCTACGCGCTGTACGGCGAACTCCCCGGCACCCGCCGCAGCAACGGGGTGCGCAGCGACCACGCCGCGCCCGGCGTGCGCACCGAGGTGGTCCTGGAGGCCACCCTCGGCGGGCGGCGGCTCGAGGTCACCCGCAGCCCCGAGCAGTGGCGGCCGAAGAAGCGCGGCACCGGCCTGACCGCCGACAAGGCGCAGACCCTGCTGCGCGAGTGGGCCGCCGACACCGGGCAGGGCGAACCCGGCTGGGTCGCGGTCAGCAAGTCCCACCAGGAGGCCAGCGAGGAGCTCACCCGGCTGCTCGGCATGAGCCGGGACCAGTTCTGCCAGGTCGTGCTGCTCCCCCAGGGCGACTTCGCCCGCTTCCTGCGGTCCGACTCCAAGCAGCGCGCCGACCTGCTCGGCCGGCTCTTCGACACCGGCCGGTTCGAACAACTGGAGCGCTGGACCGCCGAGTTGCGGCTCCGGCACGAACGCGACGTGCACGGCGGCCGGCAGCGGATGCACGCCCTGGCGGCCCGCGCCGAGGAGGCCGCCGGCCCGCCGGCCGCCGACGCCGCCGACCACCGCCCCGGCGAGGACACCCCCGTCGCCGACGTGCTCGCCTGGGCCGCGATGCTGCGGGGCACCGCCGCCGAACGCGCCGAGGCCGCCGCCCTGCGGCTGGCCGCCGCCGAGACCGCCCGGACCGCCGCCCGCACCCGGCTCGAAGCCCAACACGCCCTGGCCGAACGGCAGTCCCGCTACCACCGGGCCCGGCAGGAACTGCTGCGCCTCACCGACCGGTCCGCCCGGTCGGCCCCGGCCCGGGCCCGGCTGACCTCCGCCCTCGCCGCCGAGGCCCCCGCCCTGCTGCGCGCCCCGCACCAGCAGGCCCGGGCCGCGCACGCCGCCGCCACCGACGCCGAGGGCGCCCGCCGAGCCGACCTCGCCGCCCGCGCGGCCGCCGCCGGCTGGACCGGCCCGCTCGACACCGCCGACGACCTGCTCGCCGTCGAGGACGCGGCCCGCGCCGAGGCCGCCCGGCTGGAGGCCGCCCGCGCCGACGAGGCCCGGCACGGCGCCCTGCTCGCCGAACGGGCCCGGCTGGAGCGCCGCCGCGCCGACGCGGAGGACCTCGCCGACGAGGCCCGGCGCTGGCTGGACGCCTACGAGGACCGGCTCGCCCGGCTCCAGGAGGAACGCGACGCCGCCCGCGAGGCCCGCACCGAACTCGACCGGATCGACACCCGGCACGCCGAACTCTCCCGCCGCCGGGACGCCGCCGCCCGCCACCTGCGGCTGCTCGGCGAGCACACCGCCGCCCAGGACCTGGCCCGCACCCTGACCGGCGCCGCCCAGGACGCCCGGCAGCGCGCCCTCGACCTCCAGGAACGCCGACTCGCCGGCATGGCCGCCGAGTTGGCCGCCGCCCTGGCCCCCGGCGCCCCCTGCCGGGTCTGCGGCTCACCCGAGCACCCGGCCCCCGCCGAGCCCTCGGCCGACCAGGTCACCGCCGAGGACGAACGCCGCGCCCGCGCCGCCCAGCACACCGCCGAGGCCGAACTCGCCGCCGCCACCGAACGGGCGGGCGCCCTCGCCGCGCAGGCCGCCGCCGCCGAAGCCGCCGCCGACGGCCGCACCCCCGACGAACTCGCCGCCGAAGCCGAGGAACTGGCCCACCGGCGGCGCACGGTGCTGCACACCGCGGAACGCTGGCTGCCCCTCGGCCAACAGCTCGACCAGCTCGAACACGACGGCGCCACCCGCCGCGAACAGCGCCGCCAGGCCGGCGAGCTGACCGCCCAGCTGACCGGCCAACTGACCGCCCTGACCACCGAACTCGCCACCCTGGAGGGCCGGATCGCCGCCGCCCGCGGCGACGCCCCCAGCGTCGCCGCCCGCGCCGCCGCCGTCACCGCGCTGGCCGGCGCCGCCACCGCCGCCCTGAACGCCGCCCGGGCCACCGCGCACGCCGCCGACCGCCGCACCGAGACCGCCGACGCACTGCGCCGCGCCGCCCTCGCCGCCGGCTTCGCCGGCCTGCCCGAACTCGACGCGGCCGTCCTGCCCCCCCACGAACTCGACGCCCTGAAACGACAGTTCAAGCAGCTCGACGCCGACCTCGAACTCGCCGCCGCCCAACTCGCCGACCCCGCCCTGCGGGCCGCCGCCGAACTCCCGCCCGCCGCCGCCGAATCCGCCCGCACGGCCGCCGCCCGCGCCGACGAACACCTCGCCCGCGCCCGCTCCGCCCACGACCAGGCCCGCCACCGGGTCGCCGACCTGGCCCGGATCGGCACCGCCCTGACCGCCCTGGCCACCGAACTCGCCCCAGTCCTGGACGCCCACGCCCGGATCAGCCGCCTCTCCGCCCTGCTCGCCGGCGCCCCCGCCGAGAACGCCCTGCGGATGCGCCTGGAGTCCTACGTGCTGGCCGCCCGCCTCGAACAGGTCGCCGCCGCCGCCAGCCGCCGCCTGCTCAAGATGTCCGGCGGCCGCTACACCCTGGTCCACAGCGACGGCCTGGTCTCCGGCAACCGCCGCTCCGGCCTCTCCCTCCACGTCGTCGACGCCTGGACCGGCCGCGAACGCGACACCGCCACCCTCTCCGGCGGCGAGTCCTTCTTCGCCTCCCTCGCCCTCGCCCTCGGCCTCGCCGACGTCGTCACCGACGAGGCCGGCGGCATGCCCCTGGACACCCTCTTCATCGACGAGGGCTTCGGCACCCTCGACGAGAACGCCCTCGAAGAGGTCATGGACGTCCTCGACTCCCTCCGCGAACGCGACCGCGCCGTCGGCATCGTCAGCCACGTCCCCGACCTCCGCACCCGCATCCCCGCCCAACTCCTGGTCCGCAAACACCGCACCGGCTCCACCACCCACCACACCACCCGCGAAGACACCTGA
- a CDS encoding secondary thiamine-phosphate synthase enzyme YjbQ, with protein sequence MSDTFHTQTLDIATGRDEVALDVTDRCHTFLREVADGRDGLLNVFVPHATAGIAVIETGSGSDEDLLATLRALLPPDDRWHHRHGSRGHGRDHVLPGLVAPHATLPVINGRIALGTWQSVVLIDTNGDNPQRKLRLSFLG encoded by the coding sequence ATGTCCGACACCTTCCACACCCAGACCCTCGACATCGCCACCGGCCGGGACGAGGTCGCCCTCGACGTCACCGACCGGTGCCACACCTTCCTCAGAGAAGTCGCGGACGGCCGCGACGGACTGCTCAACGTCTTCGTCCCGCACGCCACCGCCGGCATCGCCGTCATCGAGACCGGCTCCGGCAGCGACGAGGACCTGCTCGCCACCCTGCGCGCCCTGCTGCCCCCCGACGACCGCTGGCACCACCGGCACGGCAGCCGCGGCCACGGCCGCGACCACGTCCTGCCGGGCCTGGTCGCCCCGCACGCCACCCTGCCCGTGATCAACGGCCGGATCGCCCTCGGCACCTGGCAGTCCGTCGTCCTGATCGACACCAACGGCGACAACCCGCAGCGCAAGCTCCGCCTCTCCTTCCTCGGCTGA
- a CDS encoding polysaccharide deacetylase family protein — translation MIGSARRRLAALAATAALASLATAPAAHADAPAPAPNLATNPGFEIPTLPLADWGSVPGWHCAPGEGAVTAAARTGGAALAITPASADSTGRCTQTLAVRPNTAYTYRAWVHGSYAFLGASGTGHDVPPAWTASTGDGWQQLSTSFTTGAATTSVQLYVHGWYGQGPVAVDDVSVTGDSPAPAAFAADVPTTDRVVFLTVDDGWFRTPEAAQLIADRKLPVTVFPLPMPEGFEPDYFSRVTAAPGSAIEDHSVSHRDLTTLSPAEQQAEICDARDAVTAHYGTVPTVFRPPYFAVDADVLQAAANCGMTHVLTASADFTSGASTIAHPGGLQPGDVIIMHFTDTLADDLRRALDAAEQAGLRPAALTDHLR, via the coding sequence GTGATCGGTTCCGCCCGCCGCCGTCTCGCGGCCCTCGCCGCCACCGCCGCGCTGGCCTCCCTCGCCACCGCGCCGGCCGCGCACGCGGACGCCCCGGCCCCCGCGCCGAACCTGGCCACCAACCCCGGCTTCGAGATCCCCACCCTGCCGCTGGCCGACTGGGGTTCGGTCCCCGGCTGGCACTGCGCGCCCGGCGAGGGCGCGGTCACCGCCGCCGCCCGCACCGGCGGCGCCGCGCTGGCGATCACCCCCGCCTCGGCCGACTCCACCGGCCGGTGCACCCAGACCCTCGCGGTGCGCCCGAACACCGCCTACACGTACCGCGCCTGGGTGCACGGCTCGTACGCCTTCCTGGGCGCGAGCGGCACCGGCCACGACGTGCCGCCCGCCTGGACGGCGTCCACCGGCGACGGCTGGCAGCAGCTGTCCACCTCGTTCACCACCGGAGCGGCCACCACCTCGGTGCAGCTGTACGTGCACGGCTGGTACGGGCAGGGGCCGGTGGCGGTGGACGACGTCTCGGTGACCGGCGACAGCCCGGCGCCCGCGGCGTTCGCCGCCGACGTGCCGACCACCGACAGGGTGGTCTTCCTGACCGTCGACGACGGCTGGTTCCGCACCCCGGAGGCGGCGCAGCTGATCGCCGACCGGAAGCTGCCGGTGACGGTCTTCCCGCTGCCGATGCCGGAGGGCTTCGAGCCGGACTACTTCAGCCGGGTCACCGCCGCCCCCGGCTCGGCGATCGAGGACCACAGCGTCTCGCACCGGGACCTGACCACCCTGTCGCCGGCCGAGCAGCAGGCCGAGATCTGCGACGCCCGGGACGCGGTCACCGCGCACTACGGCACCGTCCCGACCGTCTTCCGGCCGCCGTACTTCGCCGTGGACGCCGACGTCCTGCAGGCGGCCGCGAACTGCGGCATGACGCACGTGCTGACCGCGAGCGCCGACTTCACCTCGGGCGCCTCGACCATCGCCCACCCCGGCGGGCTGCAGCCCGGCGATGTGATCATCATGCACTTCACCGATACCCTGGCCGACGACCTGCGGCGCGCGCTGGACGCCGCCGAGCAGGCCGGCCTGCGGCCCGCGGCGCTCACCGACCACCTGCGCTGA